In Stenotrophomonas sp. ESTM1D_MKCIP4_1, a single genomic region encodes these proteins:
- the fusA gene encoding elongation factor G: MARSTPIERYRNFGIMAHIDAGKTTTSERILFYTGKSHKIGEVHDGAATMDWMEQEQERGITIQSAATTAFWKGMDKSLPEHRFNIIDTPGHVDFTIEVERSLRVLDGAVFVLCAVGGVQPQSETVWRQANRYKVPRIAFVNKMDRTGANFYKVRDQLKAKLGAVAVPMQLPIGAEDGFKGVVDLLKMKAIHWDEASQGMKFEYGDIPADLQEKAEEARTFMIEAAAEASEELMEKYLGGEELAESEIINALRTRTLATEIVPMYCGSAFKNKGVQAMLDGVIQLLPSPVDVPDVTGTDVDDENVAMTRKSDDKAPFSSLAFKIITDPFVGALTFFRVYSGTLNGGDTVLNSVKGKKERIGRILQMHSNNREEIKEVLAGDIAAAVGLKDTTTGDTLCSIDQPIILERMTFPEPVISMAVEPKTKSDQEKMGLALGRLAQEDPSFRVKTDEESGQTIISGMGELHLDIIVDRLKREFNVEANVGAPQVAYRETITLADVKSDYKHAKQSGGKGQYGHVVIELSPITAEDRADAKIAPLIKDDFLFINDITGGVIPKEFIPSVEKGLRETITSGPLAGFPVVDVKVKLVFGSYHDVDSSEMAFKLASSMAFKQGFAKAKPVLLEPIMKVEIVTPEDYQGDVMGDVSRRRGVLQGSDTTGDGSASIINAMIPLGEMFGYATALRSQTQGRATFTMEFDHYEPAPNNIAEAVMKKG, encoded by the coding sequence GTGGCCCGTTCCACTCCCATCGAGCGTTACCGTAACTTCGGCATCATGGCTCACATCGATGCCGGCAAGACCACCACGTCCGAGCGCATCCTGTTCTACACCGGCAAGAGCCACAAGATCGGTGAAGTGCACGACGGCGCCGCCACCATGGACTGGATGGAGCAGGAGCAGGAGCGTGGCATCACGATCCAGTCCGCTGCCACCACCGCGTTCTGGAAGGGCATGGACAAGTCCCTGCCGGAGCACCGCTTCAACATCATCGATACCCCCGGGCACGTTGACTTCACCATCGAAGTCGAGCGTTCGCTGCGCGTGCTCGACGGTGCGGTGTTCGTGCTGTGTGCCGTCGGTGGCGTGCAGCCGCAGTCGGAAACCGTGTGGCGCCAGGCCAACCGTTACAAGGTGCCGCGCATTGCGTTCGTCAACAAGATGGACCGCACCGGCGCCAACTTCTACAAGGTCCGTGACCAGCTGAAGGCCAAGCTCGGCGCTGTCGCCGTGCCGATGCAGCTGCCGATCGGTGCCGAGGACGGCTTCAAGGGCGTCGTCGACCTGCTGAAGATGAAGGCCATCCACTGGGATGAAGCCTCGCAGGGCATGAAGTTCGAGTACGGCGACATCCCGGCTGATCTGCAGGAAAAGGCTGAAGAAGCCCGTACCTTCATGATCGAAGCCGCGGCTGAAGCCAGCGAAGAGCTGATGGAAAAGTACCTGGGCGGCGAAGAGCTGGCCGAGTCCGAAATCATCAACGCGCTGCGTACCCGTACCCTGGCCACCGAAATCGTTCCGATGTACTGCGGTTCGGCGTTCAAGAACAAGGGCGTGCAGGCCATGCTCGACGGCGTGATCCAGCTGCTGCCGTCGCCGGTCGACGTGCCGGACGTGACCGGTACCGACGTGGATGACGAAAACGTCGCCATGACCCGCAAGTCCGACGACAAGGCTCCGTTCTCGTCGCTGGCCTTCAAGATCATCACCGACCCGTTCGTCGGCGCGCTGACCTTCTTCCGTGTCTACTCGGGCACCCTGAACGGTGGCGACACCGTCCTGAACTCGGTGAAGGGCAAGAAGGAGCGCATCGGCCGCATCCTGCAGATGCACTCGAACAACCGCGAGGAAATCAAGGAAGTCCTGGCCGGTGACATCGCCGCTGCCGTGGGCCTGAAGGACACCACCACGGGTGACACCCTGTGCTCGATCGACCAGCCGATCATCCTGGAGCGCATGACGTTCCCGGAGCCGGTGATCTCGATGGCCGTCGAACCGAAGACCAAGTCGGACCAGGAAAAGATGGGTCTGGCCCTGGGCCGTCTGGCGCAGGAAGATCCGTCGTTCCGCGTCAAGACCGACGAAGAATCCGGCCAGACCATCATCTCGGGCATGGGCGAGCTGCACCTGGACATCATCGTCGACCGCCTGAAGCGCGAGTTCAACGTTGAAGCCAACGTCGGCGCGCCGCAGGTTGCGTACCGCGAAACCATCACCCTGGCCGACGTCAAGTCGGACTACAAGCACGCCAAGCAGTCCGGTGGTAAGGGTCAGTACGGTCACGTCGTGATCGAGCTGTCGCCGATCACCGCTGAAGACCGTGCCGACGCCAAGATCGCTCCGCTGATCAAGGACGACTTCCTGTTCATCAATGACATCACCGGTGGTGTCATTCCGAAGGAATTCATCCCGTCGGTCGAAAAGGGCCTGCGCGAAACCATCACCAGCGGCCCGCTGGCCGGCTTCCCGGTGGTGGACGTGAAGGTCAAGCTGGTCTTCGGTTCGTACCACGACGTCGACTCCTCGGAAATGGCGTTCAAGCTGGCTTCGTCGATGGCCTTCAAGCAGGGCTTCGCCAAGGCCAAGCCGGTGCTGCTGGAGCCGATCATGAAGGTCGAGATCGTGACCCCGGAGGATTACCAGGGTGACGTGATGGGCGACGTGAGCCGTCGTCGCGGCGTGCTGCAGGGTTCCGACACCACCGGTGACGGCTCCGCTTCGATCATCAACGCGATGATCCCGCTGGGTGAAATGTTCGGTTACGCCACTGCGCTGCGTTCGCAGACCCAGGGCCGCGCCACCTTCACCATGGAATTCGACCATTACGAGCCGGCGCCGAACAACATCGCCGAAGCCGTCATGAAGAAGGGCTGA
- the tuf gene encoding elongation factor Tu, with the protein MAKGKFERTKPHVNVGTIGHVDHGKTTLTAALTKIGAERFGGEFKDYSAIDAAPEEKARGITISTAHVEYESTTRHYAHVDCPGHADYVKNMITGAAQMDGAILVCSAADGPMPQTREHILLSRQVGVPYIVVFLNKADMVDDAELLELVEMEVRELLSKYDFPGDDTPIISGSARLALEGDQSDIGVPAVIKLVDALDSWIPTPERDVDKPFLMPVEDVFSISGRGTVVTGRIERGVIKVGEEIEIVGIRPVQKTTVTGVEMFRKLLDQGQAGDNAGLLLRGTKRDDVERGQVLAKPGSIKPHTKFDAEVYVLSKDEGGRHTPFFKGYRPQFYFRTTDITGAVELPEGVEMVMPGDNIKMVVTLINPVAMDAGLRFAIREGGRTVGAGVVSTIIE; encoded by the coding sequence ATGGCAAAGGGTAAGTTCGAGCGCACCAAGCCGCACGTCAACGTCGGCACCATCGGTCACGTCGACCATGGCAAGACCACGCTGACCGCCGCACTGACCAAGATCGGCGCCGAGCGCTTCGGTGGCGAGTTCAAGGACTACTCGGCAATCGACGCCGCTCCGGAAGAGAAGGCTCGTGGTATCACGATCTCGACCGCGCACGTCGAATACGAATCCACCACCCGTCACTACGCCCACGTCGATTGCCCGGGCCACGCTGACTACGTGAAGAACATGATCACCGGTGCCGCCCAGATGGACGGCGCGATCCTGGTGTGCTCGGCCGCTGACGGCCCGATGCCGCAGACCCGCGAGCACATCCTGCTGTCGCGTCAGGTCGGCGTGCCGTACATCGTCGTGTTCCTGAACAAGGCCGACATGGTTGACGATGCCGAGCTGCTGGAACTGGTCGAAATGGAAGTCCGCGAGCTGCTGAGCAAGTACGACTTCCCGGGCGACGACACCCCGATCATCTCGGGTTCGGCCCGCCTGGCGCTGGAAGGCGACCAGAGCGACATCGGCGTGCCGGCCGTGATCAAGCTGGTCGATGCTCTCGACAGCTGGATCCCGACCCCGGAGCGTGACGTCGACAAGCCGTTCCTGATGCCGGTGGAAGACGTGTTCTCGATCTCGGGCCGCGGCACCGTGGTGACCGGTCGTATCGAGCGCGGCGTGATCAAGGTCGGCGAAGAAATCGAAATCGTCGGCATCCGTCCGGTGCAGAAGACCACCGTGACCGGCGTGGAAATGTTCCGCAAGCTGCTGGACCAGGGCCAGGCAGGCGACAACGCCGGTCTGCTGCTGCGCGGCACCAAGCGTGACGACGTCGAGCGCGGCCAGGTTCTGGCCAAGCCGGGTTCGATCAAGCCGCACACCAAGTTCGACGCCGAAGTGTACGTGCTGTCGAAGGATGAGGGCGGCCGCCACACCCCGTTCTTCAAGGGCTACCGTCCGCAGTTCTACTTCCGTACCACCGACATCACCGGTGCGGTTGAGCTGCCGGAAGGCGTCGAGATGGTGATGCCGGGCGACAACATCAAGATGGTTGTCACCCTGATCAACCCGGTCGCAATGGACGCCGGCCTGCGCTTCGCAATCCGCGAAGGTGGCCGTACCGTCGGCGCCGGTGTGGTCTCCACCATCATCGAGTAA
- the rpsJ gene encoding 30S ribosomal protein S10 — MADQKIRIRLKAFDHRLIDRSASEIVETAKRTGAQVRGPIPLPTKIERYTVLVSPHVDKDARDQYETRTHKRVLDIVDPNDKTVDALMKLELAAGVDVQIKLT; from the coding sequence ATGGCGGACCAAAAGATCCGGATCCGGCTGAAAGCGTTCGATCATCGTCTGATCGACCGTTCGGCCAGCGAGATCGTTGAGACGGCCAAGCGGACCGGCGCGCAAGTGCGTGGCCCGATCCCGCTGCCGACCAAGATCGAGCGTTATACCGTTCTCGTTTCCCCGCACGTCGACAAGGACGCGCGTGACCAGTACGAGACCCGCACGCACAAGCGCGTGCTCGATATCGTTGACCCGAATGACAAGACCGTGGACGCGCTGATGAAGCTCGAACTGGCTGCCGGCGTCGACGTTCAGATCAAGCTGACCTGA
- the rplC gene encoding 50S ribosomal protein L3, which translates to MTKKYSLGFVGRKAGMSRVFTEDGRSIPVTLIEATPNRIAQIKTVETDGYSAVQVTVGARRAALVNKPEAGHFAKAKVEAGRGLWEFRVEDAQLGDFAVGGEVKADIFEVGQIVDVQGVTKGKGFQGTIKRHNFRMGDATHGNSLSHRAPGSLGQRQTPGRVFPGKKMSGHMGAVQQSTQNLEVVKVDVERGLIAVRGAVPGAAGGDVIVRPASKA; encoded by the coding sequence ATGACGAAGAAGTATTCGTTGGGCTTCGTGGGCCGCAAGGCTGGCATGAGCCGCGTGTTCACTGAAGATGGCCGCTCCATCCCGGTGACCCTGATCGAAGCAACCCCGAACCGCATCGCGCAGATCAAGACCGTCGAAACCGACGGCTACAGCGCCGTGCAGGTGACCGTCGGCGCGCGTCGCGCTGCCCTGGTCAACAAGCCGGAAGCCGGCCACTTCGCCAAGGCGAAGGTGGAAGCGGGTCGTGGCCTGTGGGAATTCCGCGTTGAAGACGCGCAGCTCGGCGATTTCGCCGTTGGCGGCGAAGTCAAGGCGGACATCTTTGAAGTCGGCCAGATCGTCGACGTCCAGGGTGTCACCAAGGGTAAGGGTTTCCAGGGCACCATCAAGCGCCACAACTTCCGTATGGGCGATGCAACCCACGGTAACTCGCTGTCGCATCGCGCGCCGGGTTCGCTGGGTCAGCGCCAGACCCCGGGTCGCGTTTTCCCGGGCAAGAAGATGTCGGGCCATATGGGCGCGGTGCAGCAGAGCACCCAGAACCTGGAAGTGGTCAAGGTCGACGTCGAGCGCGGTCTCATTGCAGTTCGCGGCGCCGTTCCGGGCGCGGCGGGTGGCGACGTGATCGTCCGTCCGGCGAGCAAGGCATAA
- the rplD gene encoding 50S ribosomal protein L4 — translation MELVITGSNNKVSVSDAVFGRDFSEDLVHQVVVAYRNAGRAGTKAQKTRSEVAGTTKKSKKQKGGGARHGALTAPIFVGGGVTFAAKPRSFEQKVNRKQYRAAMCAILSELNRQGRLTIVESFDVEATSTKGLIAKLAGLEVGKRPLIVTEEASEHLYLSARNVPYVEVRDVQGLDPVSLVGADTVVITADAVKKVEEWLA, via the coding sequence ATGGAACTCGTTATCACGGGTAGCAACAACAAGGTCTCGGTCTCCGACGCCGTGTTCGGTCGCGATTTCAGCGAAGATCTGGTCCACCAGGTCGTCGTTGCTTACCGCAACGCCGGTCGCGCCGGCACCAAGGCACAGAAGACTCGCTCCGAAGTGGCTGGTACCACCAAGAAGTCGAAGAAGCAGAAGGGCGGCGGCGCGCGTCATGGCGCACTGACGGCTCCGATCTTCGTCGGCGGCGGTGTCACCTTCGCGGCCAAGCCGCGCAGCTTCGAGCAGAAGGTCAATCGTAAGCAGTACCGTGCCGCCATGTGCGCGATCCTGTCCGAGCTGAACCGTCAGGGCCGTCTGACCATCGTGGAGTCCTTCGACGTCGAAGCGACCAGCACGAAGGGTCTGATCGCCAAGCTGGCCGGCCTGGAAGTGGGCAAGCGCCCGCTGATCGTCACCGAGGAAGCCTCCGAACACCTGTACCTGTCGGCTCGCAACGTTCCCTACGTGGAAGTGCGTGACGTGCAGGGCCTGGATCCGGTGTCCCTGGTTGGTGCCGACACGGTCGTCATCACCGCTGACGCGGTCAAGAAGGTCGAGGAGTGGCTGGCATGA
- the rplW gene encoding 50S ribosomal protein L23 — protein sequence MNSNEKIFSVLRAPRVSEKTARLQELSNQYVFEISNEATKADVKAAVEQLFDVKVEAVNVVNVKGKNKSFRNRAGRRGDWRKAYVRLADGQSIDVTAKA from the coding sequence ATGAACAGCAACGAAAAAATCTTCAGCGTGCTGCGTGCCCCGCGTGTCTCCGAAAAGACCGCGCGCCTGCAGGAACTCTCCAATCAGTATGTCTTCGAAATCTCGAACGAAGCCACCAAGGCCGATGTAAAGGCCGCGGTTGAGCAGCTGTTCGACGTCAAGGTCGAAGCCGTCAACGTGGTCAACGTCAAGGGCAAGAACAAGTCCTTCCGTAACCGTGCTGGCCGCCGCGGCGATTGGCGCAAGGCGTACGTTCGCCTGGCCGATGGCCAGTCGATCGATGTAACGGCCAAGGCCTGA
- the rplB gene encoding 50S ribosomal protein L2, producing MPLMKFKPTSPGRRSAVRVVTPDLHKGAPHAALVESQSRSGGRNHHGRITVRHVGGGAKQHYRIIDFKRNKLGIPARVERIEYDPNRTAHIALLCYVDGERRYIIAPKGLKAGDQVIAGSDAPIKAGNTLPLRNIPVGTTIHCIELKPGKGAQIARAAGAAVQLVAREGIYATLRLRSGEMRKVPVECCATIGEVGNDEHSLEKLGKAGAKRWRGVRPTVRGAAMNPVDHPHGGGEAKAGQGNPHPVTPWGVPTKGYKTRHNKRTQQFIVRDRRG from the coding sequence ATGCCATTGATGAAATTCAAGCCCACTTCCCCCGGCCGCCGTTCGGCCGTGCGCGTGGTTACCCCCGACCTGCACAAGGGTGCTCCGCACGCCGCGCTGGTCGAGTCGCAGAGCCGCTCGGGTGGTCGTAACCACCATGGCCGCATCACCGTGCGTCACGTCGGTGGTGGTGCCAAGCAGCACTACCGCATCATCGACTTCAAGCGCAACAAGCTGGGCATCCCGGCGCGCGTGGAACGCATCGAATACGATCCGAACCGCACCGCCCACATCGCCCTGCTGTGCTACGTCGACGGCGAGCGTCGCTACATCATCGCCCCGAAGGGCCTGAAGGCCGGTGATCAGGTGATCGCTGGTTCGGACGCCCCGATCAAGGCCGGCAACACCCTGCCGCTGCGTAACATCCCGGTCGGTACCACCATCCACTGCATCGAACTGAAGCCCGGCAAGGGCGCTCAGATCGCCCGCGCCGCTGGTGCGGCTGTGCAGCTGGTGGCCCGTGAAGGCATCTACGCCACCCTGCGCCTGCGCTCGGGTGAAATGCGCAAGGTTCCGGTCGAGTGCTGCGCCACCATCGGCGAAGTCGGCAACGACGAGCACAGCCTGGAAAAGCTGGGCAAGGCCGGTGCCAAGCGTTGGCGCGGTGTCCGCCCGACCGTTCGTGGTGCTGCCATGAACCCGGTTGACCATCCGCACGGCGGTGGTGAGGCCAAGGCCGGCCAGGGTAATCCGCATCCGGTCACCCCGTGGGGTGTCCCGACCAAGGGTTACAAGACGCGCCATAACAAGCGCACTCAGCAGTTCATCGTCCGCGATCGTAGGGGCTAA
- the rpsS gene encoding 30S ribosomal protein S19: MARSLKKGPFVDHHLVKKVEAAAGSKKPIKTWSRRSMILPDMVGVTIAVHNGKNHIPVLVNENMVGHKLGEFAITRTFKGHGGDKKSGK, encoded by the coding sequence ATGGCACGTTCACTCAAGAAGGGCCCGTTCGTCGATCACCACCTCGTCAAGAAGGTGGAGGCCGCTGCGGGCAGCAAGAAGCCGATCAAGACCTGGTCGCGCCGTTCGATGATCCTGCCTGACATGGTAGGCGTCACCATTGCCGTGCATAACGGCAAGAACCACATCCCGGTTCTCGTCAACGAGAACATGGTCGGCCACAAGCTCGGCGAATTTGCCATCACCCGGACCTTCAAGGGTCACGGTGGTGACAAGAAGTCGGGCAAGTAA
- the rplV gene encoding 50S ribosomal protein L22 has translation MEAKAILRTARISPQKARLVADQVRGLPAERAVNLLKFSDKKAAHLIKKVVESAIANAENNQGADVDELKVQTIMVDEGPTLKRFMARAKGRGTRILKRTSHITVVVGAAK, from the coding sequence ATGGAAGCGAAAGCCATCCTGCGCACTGCGCGCATCTCCCCGCAGAAGGCTCGTCTGGTCGCTGACCAGGTGCGCGGTCTGCCGGCCGAACGTGCGGTCAACCTGCTGAAGTTCTCGGACAAGAAGGCTGCCCACCTGATCAAGAAGGTGGTGGAGTCGGCTATTGCAAATGCCGAAAACAACCAGGGCGCCGACGTCGACGAGCTGAAGGTTCAGACCATCATGGTTGATGAAGGTCCGACCCTGAAGCGTTTCATGGCGCGGGCGAAAGGCCGCGGTACCCGCATCCTCAAGCGCACCAGCCACATCACTGTGGTTGTGGGCGCCGCCAAGTAA
- the rpsC gene encoding 30S ribosomal protein S3, protein MGHKVHPIGIRLGISKDWNSKWYANKAEFAGYLAADLKVREMLRKKLAQAGISKILIERPAKTARVTIHTARPGVVIGKRGEDIEKLRKEVSEMMGVPAHINVTEVRKPELDAQLVAESIAQQLERRIMFRRAMKRSVGNAMRLGALGIKVNVGGRLNGAEIARSEWYREGRVPLHTLRADIDYGFAEAKTTYGIIGIKVWIYKGEVFDFSQVGQEKQDDTPSRNDRHDRGDRGDRQRPAREAR, encoded by the coding sequence ATGGGTCATAAAGTTCATCCGATTGGTATCCGCCTCGGCATTTCCAAGGACTGGAACTCCAAGTGGTACGCCAACAAGGCCGAGTTCGCTGGTTACCTGGCAGCCGACCTGAAAGTGCGCGAAATGCTGCGCAAGAAGCTGGCTCAGGCCGGCATCAGCAAGATCCTGATCGAGCGTCCAGCCAAGACCGCTCGCGTGACGATCCACACCGCCCGTCCGGGCGTGGTGATCGGCAAGCGCGGTGAGGACATCGAGAAGCTGCGCAAGGAAGTGAGCGAAATGATGGGCGTCCCGGCGCACATCAACGTCACCGAAGTGCGCAAGCCGGAACTGGACGCTCAGCTCGTTGCCGAGTCGATCGCCCAGCAGCTGGAGCGTCGCATCATGTTCCGCCGCGCCATGAAGCGCTCGGTCGGCAACGCGATGCGCCTGGGTGCCCTGGGCATCAAGGTCAACGTGGGTGGCCGCCTCAACGGTGCAGAAATCGCCCGTTCGGAGTGGTACCGCGAAGGCCGCGTGCCGCTGCACACCCTGCGTGCCGACATCGACTATGGCTTCGCTGAAGCCAAGACGACCTACGGCATCATCGGCATCAAGGTCTGGATCTACAAGGGCGAGGTCTTCGATTTCTCCCAGGTTGGCCAGGAAAAGCAGGACGACACCCCGTCGCGCAACGATCGTCACGATCGCGGTGACCGCGGTGACCGTCAGCGCCCGGCTCGTGAAGCGAGGTAA
- the rplP gene encoding 50S ribosomal protein L16 — protein sequence MLQPKRTKYRKVHKGRNDGLSWSANAVSFGEYGLKATAHGQLTARQIEAARRSISRYVKRGGKMWIRVFPDKPITKKPIEVRMGSGKGNVEYWVAQIQPGRMIYEIEGVSEEVAREAFRLAAAKLSVTTTFVTRTVR from the coding sequence ATGTTGCAACCCAAGCGAACCAAGTACCGCAAGGTGCACAAGGGCCGTAACGATGGCCTGAGCTGGAGCGCCAACGCTGTCAGCTTCGGCGAGTACGGCCTCAAGGCAACCGCCCACGGTCAGCTGACCGCGCGTCAGATCGAAGCGGCCCGCCGCTCGATCAGCCGCTACGTCAAGCGCGGTGGCAAGATGTGGATCCGTGTGTTCCCCGACAAGCCCATCACCAAGAAGCCCATCGAAGTCCGAATGGGTTCGGGTAAGGGCAACGTGGAATACTGGGTGGCCCAGATCCAGCCCGGCCGCATGATCTATGAAATCGAGGGTGTTTCGGAGGAAGTGGCACGCGAGGCGTTCCGCCTGGCCGCCGCTAAGCTCTCGGTCACCACCACTTTCGTGACCCGGACGGTGCGCTGA
- the rpmC gene encoding 50S ribosomal protein L29 has protein sequence MELKTLREKSADELKAHLIDLRKEQFSVRMQQVTGQLPKTHDIRRVRREIARVKTLLGSTK, from the coding sequence ATGGAACTCAAAACTCTCCGTGAAAAGTCGGCTGACGAACTCAAGGCCCACCTGATCGACCTGCGTAAGGAACAGTTCTCTGTCCGTATGCAGCAGGTCACCGGCCAGCTGCCGAAGACCCACGACATCCGCCGGGTCCGTCGCGAGATTGCTCGCGTCAAGACCCTGCTCGGCAGCACGAAGTAA
- the rpsQ gene encoding 30S ribosomal protein S17, whose translation MSDNTENKTLRTVEGRVVSNKMDKTVTVLVERQVKHALYGKYIKRSTKLHAHDADNACKEGDVVRVTEIAPMSKTKNWRVVEVITRAAE comes from the coding sequence ATGAGCGACAATACTGAAAACAAGACGCTGCGCACGGTCGAAGGCCGTGTCGTCAGCAACAAGATGGACAAGACGGTTACCGTCCTGGTTGAGCGTCAGGTCAAGCACGCGCTGTACGGCAAGTACATCAAGCGCTCGACCAAGCTGCACGCCCACGATGCCGACAACGCCTGCAAGGAAGGCGATGTCGTCCGCGTGACCGAGATTGCTCCGATGTCCAAGACCAAGAACTGGCGCGTGGTGGAAGTCATCACGCGTGCGGCTGAATAA
- the rplN gene encoding 50S ribosomal protein L14: MIQMQSYLDVADNSGAKQVMCFKVLGGSKRRYAGIGDIIKVTVKDAIPRGKVKKGEVYDAVVVRTRKGVRRADGSLIRFDGNAAVLLNNKQEPIGTRIFGPVTRELRSEKFMKIVSLAPEVL, translated from the coding sequence ATGATCCAGATGCAGAGCTACCTTGACGTCGCGGACAATTCGGGTGCCAAGCAGGTGATGTGCTTCAAGGTGCTGGGTGGTTCCAAGCGCCGTTACGCCGGCATCGGCGACATCATCAAGGTCACCGTGAAGGATGCGATTCCGCGCGGCAAGGTCAAGAAGGGTGAAGTGTATGACGCCGTCGTGGTGCGTACCCGCAAGGGTGTGCGTCGCGCCGACGGTTCGCTGATCCGCTTCGACGGCAACGCTGCCGTCCTGCTCAACAACAAGCAGGAGCCGATCGGCACCCGTATCTTCGGGCCGGTGACTCGTGAACTTCGTTCGGAGAAGTTCATGAAGATCGTCTCGCTCGCTCCCGAAGTGCTGTGA
- the rplX gene encoding 50S ribosomal protein L24 gives MANRIKKGDQVVVNAGKDKGKQGEVVRVDGDRVVVGNVNIVKRHTKPNPQAGVAGGVVEREASIHISNVNVLNPASGKGERVGFKVLEDGRKLRVFRSSGEALDA, from the coding sequence ATGGCTAACCGTATCAAGAAGGGCGACCAGGTTGTCGTCAACGCTGGCAAGGACAAGGGCAAGCAGGGCGAAGTCGTCCGCGTCGACGGCGACCGTGTGGTCGTCGGCAACGTGAACATCGTCAAGCGCCACACCAAGCCGAACCCGCAGGCAGGTGTTGCCGGCGGCGTGGTCGAGCGCGAAGCTTCGATCCATATCTCCAACGTGAATGTGCTGAACCCGGCTTCGGGCAAGGGCGAACGCGTTGGCTTCAAGGTGCTGGAGGATGGACGCAAACTGCGTGTGTTCCGCTCCAGCGGTGAGGCGCTCGACGCCTGA
- the rplE gene encoding 50S ribosomal protein L5 has translation MSSRLEKFYKEEVVPALMKQFGYTNPMEVPKLVKVTLNMGVGEAATNKKILENAVGDMTKISGQKPVVTKSRVSVASFKIRDGWPIGCKTTLRRHKMYEFLDRLINISLPRVRDFRGVSGRSFDGRGNFNMGVKEQIIFPEIDFDAVDAIRGMDIAITTTAKTDAEAKALLAAFKFPFRN, from the coding sequence ATGAGTTCCCGTCTCGAAAAGTTCTACAAGGAAGAAGTGGTACCGGCGCTGATGAAGCAGTTCGGTTACACCAATCCGATGGAAGTGCCGAAGCTTGTCAAGGTCACCCTGAACATGGGTGTCGGCGAAGCGGCCACCAACAAGAAGATCCTGGAAAACGCCGTCGGCGACATGACCAAGATTTCCGGCCAGAAGCCGGTTGTCACCAAGTCGCGTGTGTCGGTTGCGTCGTTCAAGATCCGTGATGGTTGGCCGATCGGCTGCAAGACCACGCTGCGTCGCCACAAGATGTACGAGTTCCTGGACCGACTGATCAACATCTCGCTGCCGCGCGTGCGCGACTTCCGTGGTGTTTCCGGTCGTTCCTTCGACGGTCGCGGCAACTTCAACATGGGTGTGAAGGAACAGATCATCTTCCCGGAAATCGACTTCGACGCTGTCGACGCGATCCGCGGCATGGATATCGCCATCACCACCACTGCGAAGACCGATGCGGAAGCGAAGGCGCTGCTGGCAGCGTTCAAGTTCCCGTTCCGTAACTGA
- the rpsN gene encoding 30S ribosomal protein S14, whose product MAKTSMVNRDIKREKLAKKYAEKRAALKKIVSSVDATYEEKIDAATKLAKLPRDSSPSRQRNRCELSGRPRGVYSKFGLGRNKLREATMRGDVPGLRKASW is encoded by the coding sequence ATGGCAAAGACCTCCATGGTCAACCGCGACATCAAGCGGGAAAAGCTGGCAAAGAAGTACGCTGAAAAGCGTGCGGCTCTGAAGAAGATCGTGTCCTCCGTGGACGCGACCTACGAAGAGAAGATCGACGCCGCAACCAAGCTGGCCAAGCTGCCGCGCGATTCGTCGCCGAGCCGTCAGCGCAACCGTTGCGAACTGTCGGGTCGTCCGCGTGGCGTCTACAGCAAGTTCGGCCTGGGCCGTAACAAGCTGCGTGAAGCCACCATGCGCGGCGACGTCCCGGGTCTGCGCAAGGCCAGCTGGTAA
- the rpsH gene encoding 30S ribosomal protein S8, producing the protein MSMTDPIADLLVRIKNAAAVGKQTVKAPSSKIKVAIAQVLKDEGYITDLRVTQLENNKSELEIVLKYFEGKPVIATLKRFSRSGLRQYRGKSELPKVMNGLGISIISTSKGIMTDAQARQLGVGGEVLCFVA; encoded by the coding sequence ATGAGCATGACTGATCCCATCGCCGACCTGCTGGTCCGCATCAAGAATGCGGCCGCGGTTGGCAAGCAGACGGTGAAAGCCCCGTCGTCCAAGATCAAGGTTGCGATCGCCCAGGTCCTGAAGGACGAGGGTTACATCACCGACCTGCGCGTGACCCAGCTGGAAAACAACAAGTCCGAGCTGGAAATCGTGCTGAAGTATTTCGAAGGCAAGCCGGTCATCGCGACCCTGAAGCGCTTCTCGCGTTCGGGCCTGCGCCAGTACCGCGGCAAGAGCGAGCTGCCGAAGGTCATGAACGGCCTGGGCATCTCCATCATTTCCACCTCCAAGGGCATCATGACTGATGCGCAGGCGCGCCAGCTGGGCGTCGGCGGCGAAGTCCTGTGCTTCGTGGCCTAA